The genomic DNA TGTAGAGGTCGACGGCAGGGCCGCACAACGAAGCCTCGAAGCGGTAGCACATCCCTTTGGTGTCCAAACTCGAGAAGGACGCGTATATGTCCTGCAGAGACGACAGAGTGAGTGAGGACACATGGGTTTACCGTGGCAGACCCAACGCCACAAGTGATATAGCAGGAGAAGTTAATGATGTGGAGACGATGGGGAACACACAGACCCTCCAGCTGCTGGCTCCCCCCTGCTCGTCTGTTCCATTATGAAGGTAAATGACATCAAAGAAGAAGTATGGAGAGCAGAACATTTTCTGGAAAACAAAGACACATTTTCAAGATGTATGGGGGAGGCAAATACACTCATAAAGGATCGCAGCGGTTCTGAGGTGTTACAAAAGTTAGTTCTGACCCGCTGACTCACACTGACTGCGTCGGACGGGTTGAACTGTAGTTGGCCAGCGTGGCGACTGTAGATGAGGAGGGTGCGAACCACAAAAGGTGGCGGGATCGTCTGAACATTGTCCATTAGTGGAAGCTCGATCTTCTGGAGACTACAAGACGGAGCAGGTGTTTTACAGCTTGTAATGATACTTTGATTGAAGGGCCCATCCATTATTAAGCTTTTATAAAGCTTGTTTTTAACAACACATTTTTCCATCGTGACAGAAAAATTTAGATGATtgctaaaaaacaaacaaaaacctcttACATAACATTGAGAAGATCTTCCAGGTCTGGATTAAAATATTAAGGGAATCAGCAGTTTATAGTAAGCTCACCTGTCATAATTATATACATTTAATGCTGTAAATCTAATTCCACCTGCATTTAATGCAATAATTAAGACCATGGAAGGATACTGAATGATTCACAAACATTTGTTTCCAGGTCATACAGACAGCTGCATAACTCTCGTGGATCTGAAGTGAATCCTGATAACTGTAAAAGACAAGTTGAAAACAGATTTTTAAAGGATCACAATTCATTGCAACCAGCAGGCCAATATTTGGTACTGCAACAATGAGTTTTTATACAACATCCCTGCCTCTAAACTGCCTGCGTGCTCATGTGTCATTGAGACACATGCAACAACTTCATTTATCTCAAAAACATCTTGTGCATCAGTCATCATTTGTACCGTCACCCCTACATGGGGAAGGACACGCACATGTTTAGTTTTTTACTAACTGGACAATTATCTCATCTGATACTCACCCACAAGGCATCGTCATTGACCACGACCAAGGCAAACTCATGTGTCTTGtctattttgtgttttgttctcACAAACATTTCAATCATCTTCTGGGAGATATTGAGGGCATTTGTTTTGGATCTACAGATGAGATCCAGTGATTCAATTAGCATGATCAAACTGCAGCAGATTTCTGTATGACTGTAAATGCATTAAATCCAGACATTACCCATTGAAAGACTCTAGCTTCTGCAGTGACATTTCCTCTGATAAATCCAAACAGATTATCTATTTGAGAGATACAACACAGCGCATGAACACAGAGTTCTGAAGCTCAGACCTTCTCTACTTATCAGACCTTCTCTACTTATCAGACCTTTTGTACTTATCCTTAAAAGTGTCTTACCACTTTTTCAGGACAGTTGACTCTAGGTGCTCGCAGCTGCAGGTCTGCTCCTGGGGGGATGTGTGGGGGAATAGAGGGCTGGGTGGTTTTGGGTCTGTCTTTGGCACCAGGCGCTGGGCCAGGCACAGCTGCTGTGGCACTGACTGCTGCAGTGCTGGGTGCAGGGACAGCTGTCGTAATGCTGGATGTGGAATTGGGAGgggtgttggtggtggaggCCTCTCCCTCGCCCTCCACACGACTGCCCACGGCAGGCTGTGGTGGTGGCGTGCTGTTTAAACTGCCGTTGGTACTGCGCCGGTCTTCTGCTCCCTCGGGATTGGACCGGGTTCTGGGTCGCAGTTCTACCATTCGTTCCTCTCCATCTGCTGGGCCTGGATCTGAAGTCTCCATAGCGCCCAGTCACTGGTCGTGCACGTGATAAACAAACATGAATATGACAATCCACAAGAGCAGAGAAATGGTTGAACTACACACTGCGAAGAGCAAACACACACTCGTGATCCAGCAACATGACTTCGTGGGCATTATGCCTTTAAGACAATGAATGTATTCACTGGCTTGACAGTGGCGGACAAAGCTTCAGAATTAAATCTCAGTGACGAATAGTGAAGAATACACAGAAAGCAGCACCCAGGATATAAAATCAGAGAATGAAGCCATGAAGCTCCTGTGACAGGTCACATCAGAATGAGCCTGGTTTGTTAGTGAAGGTGTATTAGTTAGTGAAGGTGTATTAGTGAAGGTGTATTAGTTAGTAAAGGTGTATTAGTGAAGGTGTATTAGTTAGTGAAGGTGTATTAGTTAGCGAAGGTGTATAGTTAGTGAATGTGTATAGTTAGTGAAGGTGTATTAGTTAGTGAAGGTGTATTAGTGAAGGTGTATTAGTTAGTGAAGGTGTATTAGTGAAGGTGTATAGTTAGTGAAGGTGTATTAGTGAAGGTGTATTAGTTAGTGAAGGTGTGTATTAGTTAGTGAAGGTGTATTAGTTAGTGAAGGTGTATTAGTTAGTGAAGGTGTATTAGTTAGCGAAGGTGTATTAGTTAGTGAAGGTGTATTAGTGAAGGTGTATCAGTTAGCGAAGGTGTATTAGTTAGTGAAGGTGTATTAGTGAAGGTGTATTAGTTAGTGAAGGTGTATAGTTAGTGAAGGTGTATTAGTGAAGGTGTATTAGTTAGTGAAGGTGTAGTTAGCAAGCTAAGGTaaactgacaaaaacacagATAAGCTAACTGACATTTCTTTGACAAACTCATTTGCCGAACTGAAGTGACATATCTTATCTAGTTAGCAGAAGTTATATAACGTGCAGCACATGACAAAAATATTTAGGGGAAATTAACCGACGGATATATTATCATTGTATTGCAGCAATAGCTTACCTAAAAGTGTTTCTAGGCAGTCAGTAAATGTTCACAGCTCTTCCTTATACGACTCTACTTCAGTGAGATTCTCGGAGGCAGAGAATGCAGCCAGTGGCAGTACTGCCCCCTCGTGTTTCGGTGTGTTACTTGCTATAAACTGTAAGACATTGCCTCAGTTCACAATTAGCTGTTAGATGATTATTTTGCGCGATTAAGCAGAAACCTTTCTACATACATCGCGGAATCTTCTTAAGCATGTTAGTTGTTTGTCAAAATGTATTCATTTAAAATTGAGCCAAaattagggtgaccatatttttgtttgggaaaaccaggacactgtgtggggggaggggggggggggggggggctggcgaacgtaagttgttggttctccgccagttgagtatgatgaggctcaactgatggaGAAGCCCcaagtatgtctcgctgcagcctgcaggaaggcggagttggacatccaaccccgcccacatccaactccaccctcttctcaagaccgaagccacgcccatgttacgttcgaaactcggactgtttttgctcccagtaaacagaactgcaagaactatttacgtgtgttttataagtgttttaagtgcagaagtgcattttaagtgcatgttcaagt from Brachyhypopomus gauderio isolate BG-103 chromosome 12, BGAUD_0.2, whole genome shotgun sequence includes the following:
- the babam1 gene encoding BRISC and BRCA1-A complex member 1, encoding METSDPGPADGEERMVELRPRTRSNPEGAEDRRSTNGSLNSTPPPQPAVGSRVEGEGEASTTNTPPNSTSSITTAVPAPSTAAVSATAAVPGPAPGAKDRPKTTQPSIPPHIPPGADLQLRAPRVNCPEKVIICLDLSEEMSLQKLESFNGSKTNALNISQKMIEMFVRTKHKIDKTHEFALVVVNDDALWLSGFTSDPRELCSCLYDLETNVCESFNLEDLLNVILQKIELPLMDNVQTIPPPFVVRTLLIYSRHAGQLQFNPSDAVSKMFCSPYFFFDVIYLHNGTDEQGGASSWRDIYASFSSLDTKGMCYRFEASLCGPAVDLYNCMARLLCHPLQRPFQSHASYSLLEGDDAQEIEATV